Proteins co-encoded in one Psychromonas sp. L1A2 genomic window:
- a CDS encoding site-specific integrase, whose amino-acid sequence MNTSEQQHFNLLYQQHLTNLTLQGMRPATIDAYSRAVRRITTFFDRTPDTLTKADLKCYFAQLIQTHSWSTIKLDRNGLQFFYKHTLDRQWEWLNIVKPPQVKRIPDILTPQQIGLIISHTRALRYQVFFLVLYSMGLRLSEALDLTVNDIDSHTMQVHIREGKGGKDRLLPLPKRTLSALRCYWSTHRHPQLLFPSIGKNTQVPMDKGSVQKALKKVMTELGINKSISPHSLRHCFATHLLEQGIDLRSLQILLGHHSLNTTAKYTQLTPLKQKDNVTALNQLTERLSIQWEAS is encoded by the coding sequence ATGAACACCTCAGAGCAACAACACTTTAATCTTTTATATCAACAGCATTTGACCAACCTAACACTGCAAGGCATGAGACCTGCCACGATTGATGCCTACTCTCGTGCAGTACGTAGGATAACTACCTTTTTTGACCGCACACCTGACACATTAACCAAAGCAGATTTAAAGTGTTACTTTGCACAACTCATTCAAACTCACTCGTGGAGTACCATTAAATTAGACCGAAATGGATTACAGTTTTTTTATAAACATACTCTCGATAGACAGTGGGAATGGCTCAATATTGTCAAACCACCACAAGTAAAACGCATTCCCGACATCCTCACGCCACAACAAATTGGACTGATAATTAGCCACACTCGTGCATTGCGTTATCAGGTGTTTTTTCTTGTTTTGTACAGCATGGGATTACGCTTAAGTGAGGCCCTTGATTTGACGGTGAACGACATTGATAGCCATACCATGCAAGTGCATATTCGCGAAGGTAAAGGAGGTAAAGACCGTTTACTCCCTTTACCCAAACGAACACTTTCTGCATTACGTTGCTATTGGTCAACGCATCGTCATCCGCAGTTGTTATTTCCAAGTATTGGTAAAAACACACAAGTGCCGATGGATAAAGGCAGTGTGCAGAAAGCGTTGAAAAAAGTGATGACTGAATTGGGTATTAATAAATCTATCAGTCCACATTCATTACGACATTGCTTTGCAACTCATCTCTTAGAGCAAGGTATTGACCTACGCTCCCTGCAAATACTATTGGGACATCACAGCCTGAATACGACAGCGAAATACACACAACTCACTCCACTCAAACAAAAAGATAATGTCACCGCCTTGAACCAGTTAACCGAAAGGTTATCAATTCAATGGGAGGCATCATGA